The Chiroxiphia lanceolata isolate bChiLan1 chromosome 12, bChiLan1.pri, whole genome shotgun sequence genome window below encodes:
- the BNIP2 gene encoding BCL2/adenovirus E1B 19 kDa protein-interacting protein 2 isoform X1, whose amino-acid sequence MEGVEFKEEWQDEDFPRPLPEDDPVESETLAAAGTESQADADVNGTKVRKKLVAPDISLNLDPSEQPALSDDLDESGEIDLDDLDTPSENSNEFEWEDDLPKPKTTDVIRKGSLTEYTEAEEKDDGRRWRMFRIGEQDHRVDMKAIEPYKKVISHGGYYGDGLNAIVVFAVCFMPESSQPNYRYLMDNLFKYVIGTLELLVAENYMIVYLNGATTRRKMPSLGWLRKCYQQIDRRLRKNLKSLIIVHPSWFIRTLLAITKPFISSKFSQKIRYVFTLAELAELIPMEYVGIPECIKQYEEEKFRKKQKRVDQELNGKQEQKSEQ is encoded by the exons ATGGAAGGTGTTGAGTTTAAGGAAGAATGGCAAGATGAAGATTTTCCAAg GCCCCTGCCAGAGGATGATCCTGTTGAATCTGAAACATTGGCTGCAGCTGGAACAGAAAGCCAGGCTG ATGCAGATGTTAATGGAACCAAAGTGAGGAAGAAACTAGTGGCTCCAGATATCAGCTTAAATTTGGATCCCAGCGAGCAACCTGCTTTGTCTGATGACTTGGATGAGAGTGGAGAGATTGATTTGGATGATTTAGATACtccttcagaaaacagtaatgAATTTGAATGGGAAG ATGATCTTCCCAAACCAAAAACTACTGATGTGATTAGGAAGGGCTCCCTCACTGAGTACactgaggcagaggagaaggacGATGGGCGGCGCTGGCGGATGTTCCGGATTGGAGAGCAGGACCACAGGGTGGACATGAAGGCAATTGAACCCTATAAAAAAGTTATCAGTCATGGGG gTTATTATGGTGATGGGTTAAATGCCATTGTTgtgtttgctgtttgctttaTGCCTGAAAGCAGCCAGCCTAACTACAGATACCTGATGGACAATCTATTTAA gtATGTAATTGGCACTTTAGAGCTGTTGGTAGCTGAGAACTATATGATAGTTTACCTGAATGGTGCAACCACACGGAGGAAAATGCCCAGTCTAGGCTGGCTCAGGAAGTGTTACCAGCAGATTGACAGAAG GttaagaaaaaatctgaaatcatTGATTATAGTTCATCCTTCTTGGTTCATCAGAACACTCCTGGCCATCACAAAACCTTTTATTAG CTCAAAATTCAGCCAAAAAATTAGGTATGTCTTTACCCTGGCAGAACTAGCTGAGCTCATCCCCATGGAGTACGTTGGCATCCCAGAGTGCATAAAACA gtatgaagaagaaaagtttagaaagaaacagaaaag AGTTGACCAAGAGCTGAATGgaaaacaagagcagaaaaGTGAACAGTAA
- the BNIP2 gene encoding BCL2/adenovirus E1B 19 kDa protein-interacting protein 2 isoform X3, whose translation MEGVEFKEEWQDEDFPRPLPEDDPVESETLAAAGTESQADADVNGTKVRKKLVAPDISLNLDPSEQPALSDDLDESGEIDLDDLDTPSENSNEFEWEDDLPKPKTTDVIRKGSLTEYTEAEEKDDGRRWRMFRIGEQDHRVDMKAIEPYKKVISHGGYYGDGLNAIVVFAVCFMPESSQPNYRYLMDNLFKYVIGTLELLVAENYMIVYLNGATTRRKMPSLGWLRKCYQQIDRRLRKNLKSLIIVHPSWFIRTLLAITKPFISSKFSQKIRYVFTLAELAELIPMEYVGIPECIKQVDQELNGKQEQKSEQ comes from the exons ATGGAAGGTGTTGAGTTTAAGGAAGAATGGCAAGATGAAGATTTTCCAAg GCCCCTGCCAGAGGATGATCCTGTTGAATCTGAAACATTGGCTGCAGCTGGAACAGAAAGCCAGGCTG ATGCAGATGTTAATGGAACCAAAGTGAGGAAGAAACTAGTGGCTCCAGATATCAGCTTAAATTTGGATCCCAGCGAGCAACCTGCTTTGTCTGATGACTTGGATGAGAGTGGAGAGATTGATTTGGATGATTTAGATACtccttcagaaaacagtaatgAATTTGAATGGGAAG ATGATCTTCCCAAACCAAAAACTACTGATGTGATTAGGAAGGGCTCCCTCACTGAGTACactgaggcagaggagaaggacGATGGGCGGCGCTGGCGGATGTTCCGGATTGGAGAGCAGGACCACAGGGTGGACATGAAGGCAATTGAACCCTATAAAAAAGTTATCAGTCATGGGG gTTATTATGGTGATGGGTTAAATGCCATTGTTgtgtttgctgtttgctttaTGCCTGAAAGCAGCCAGCCTAACTACAGATACCTGATGGACAATCTATTTAA gtATGTAATTGGCACTTTAGAGCTGTTGGTAGCTGAGAACTATATGATAGTTTACCTGAATGGTGCAACCACACGGAGGAAAATGCCCAGTCTAGGCTGGCTCAGGAAGTGTTACCAGCAGATTGACAGAAG GttaagaaaaaatctgaaatcatTGATTATAGTTCATCCTTCTTGGTTCATCAGAACACTCCTGGCCATCACAAAACCTTTTATTAG CTCAAAATTCAGCCAAAAAATTAGGTATGTCTTTACCCTGGCAGAACTAGCTGAGCTCATCCCCATGGAGTACGTTGGCATCCCAGAGTGCATAAAACA AGTTGACCAAGAGCTGAATGgaaaacaagagcagaaaaGTGAACAGTAA
- the BNIP2 gene encoding BCL2/adenovirus E1B 19 kDa protein-interacting protein 2 isoform X4 translates to MEGVEFKEEWQDEDFPRPLPEDDPVESETLAAAGTESQADADVNGTKVRKKLVAPDISLNLDPSEQPALSDDLDESGEIDLDDLDTPSENSNEFEWEDDLPKPKTTDVIRKGSLTEYTEAEEKDDGRRWRMFRIGEQDHRVDMKAIEPYKKVISHGGYYGDGLNAIVVFAVCFMPESSQPNYRYLMDNLFKYVIGTLELLVAENYMIVYLNGATTRRKMPSLGWLRKCYQQIDRRLRKNLKSLIIVHPSWFIRTLLAITKPFIRVDQELNGKQEQKSEQ, encoded by the exons ATGGAAGGTGTTGAGTTTAAGGAAGAATGGCAAGATGAAGATTTTCCAAg GCCCCTGCCAGAGGATGATCCTGTTGAATCTGAAACATTGGCTGCAGCTGGAACAGAAAGCCAGGCTG ATGCAGATGTTAATGGAACCAAAGTGAGGAAGAAACTAGTGGCTCCAGATATCAGCTTAAATTTGGATCCCAGCGAGCAACCTGCTTTGTCTGATGACTTGGATGAGAGTGGAGAGATTGATTTGGATGATTTAGATACtccttcagaaaacagtaatgAATTTGAATGGGAAG ATGATCTTCCCAAACCAAAAACTACTGATGTGATTAGGAAGGGCTCCCTCACTGAGTACactgaggcagaggagaaggacGATGGGCGGCGCTGGCGGATGTTCCGGATTGGAGAGCAGGACCACAGGGTGGACATGAAGGCAATTGAACCCTATAAAAAAGTTATCAGTCATGGGG gTTATTATGGTGATGGGTTAAATGCCATTGTTgtgtttgctgtttgctttaTGCCTGAAAGCAGCCAGCCTAACTACAGATACCTGATGGACAATCTATTTAA gtATGTAATTGGCACTTTAGAGCTGTTGGTAGCTGAGAACTATATGATAGTTTACCTGAATGGTGCAACCACACGGAGGAAAATGCCCAGTCTAGGCTGGCTCAGGAAGTGTTACCAGCAGATTGACAGAAG GttaagaaaaaatctgaaatcatTGATTATAGTTCATCCTTCTTGGTTCATCAGAACACTCCTGGCCATCACAAAACCTTTTATTAG AGTTGACCAAGAGCTGAATGgaaaacaagagcagaaaaGTGAACAGTAA
- the BNIP2 gene encoding BCL2/adenovirus E1B 19 kDa protein-interacting protein 2 isoform X2, whose amino-acid sequence MEGVEFKEEWQDEDFPRPLPEDDPVESETLAAAGTESQADADVNGTKVRKKLVAPDISLNLDPSEQPALSDDLDESGEIDLDDLDTPSENSNEFEWEDDLPKPKTTDVIRKGSLTEYTEAEEKDDGRRWRMFRIGEQDHRVDMKAIEPYKKVISHGGYYGDGLNAIVVFAVCFMPESSQPNYRYLMDNLFKYVIGTLELLVAENYMIVYLNGATTRRKMPSLGWLRKCYQQIDRRLRKNLKSLIIVHPSWFIRTLLAITKPFISSKFSQKIRYVFTLAELAELIPMEYVGIPECIKQRMIPEDELYLGAKLSVH is encoded by the exons ATGGAAGGTGTTGAGTTTAAGGAAGAATGGCAAGATGAAGATTTTCCAAg GCCCCTGCCAGAGGATGATCCTGTTGAATCTGAAACATTGGCTGCAGCTGGAACAGAAAGCCAGGCTG ATGCAGATGTTAATGGAACCAAAGTGAGGAAGAAACTAGTGGCTCCAGATATCAGCTTAAATTTGGATCCCAGCGAGCAACCTGCTTTGTCTGATGACTTGGATGAGAGTGGAGAGATTGATTTGGATGATTTAGATACtccttcagaaaacagtaatgAATTTGAATGGGAAG ATGATCTTCCCAAACCAAAAACTACTGATGTGATTAGGAAGGGCTCCCTCACTGAGTACactgaggcagaggagaaggacGATGGGCGGCGCTGGCGGATGTTCCGGATTGGAGAGCAGGACCACAGGGTGGACATGAAGGCAATTGAACCCTATAAAAAAGTTATCAGTCATGGGG gTTATTATGGTGATGGGTTAAATGCCATTGTTgtgtttgctgtttgctttaTGCCTGAAAGCAGCCAGCCTAACTACAGATACCTGATGGACAATCTATTTAA gtATGTAATTGGCACTTTAGAGCTGTTGGTAGCTGAGAACTATATGATAGTTTACCTGAATGGTGCAACCACACGGAGGAAAATGCCCAGTCTAGGCTGGCTCAGGAAGTGTTACCAGCAGATTGACAGAAG GttaagaaaaaatctgaaatcatTGATTATAGTTCATCCTTCTTGGTTCATCAGAACACTCCTGGCCATCACAAAACCTTTTATTAG CTCAAAATTCAGCCAAAAAATTAGGTATGTCTTTACCCTGGCAGAACTAGCTGAGCTCATCCCCATGGAGTACGTTGGCATCCCAGAGTGCATAAAACA GAGAATGATACCTGAAGATGAGCTGTATTTAGGTGCTAAGCTGTCTGTGCATTAG
- the GTF2A2 gene encoding transcription initiation factor IIA subunit 2 gives MAYQLYRNTTLGNSLQESLDELIQSQQITPQLALQVLLQFDKAINSALAQRVRNRVNFRGSLNTYRFCDNVWTFVLNDVEFREVTELVKVDKVKIVACDGKNTGSNTAE, from the exons ATGGCATACCAGCTGTACAGGAACACCACGCTGGGCAACAGCCTCCAGGAGAGCCTGGACGAGCTCATACAG TCTCAGCAAATCACACCTCAGTTGGCCCTTCAGGTGCTACTTCAGTTTGATAAAGCTATAAATTCGGCTCTGGCACAACGAGTCAGGAACAGAGTGAATTTCAGG GGGTCTCTGAATACATATAGGTTCTGTGACAACGTGTGGACATTTGTACTGAATGACGTCGAATTTAGGGAGGTCACTGAACTTGTGAAAGTGGATAAAGTGAAAATTGTAGCATGTGATGGAAAAA acACTGGTTCCAATACTGCAGAATGA